A genomic region of Miscanthus floridulus cultivar M001 chromosome 3, ASM1932011v1, whole genome shotgun sequence contains the following coding sequences:
- the LOC136542777 gene encoding pentatricopeptide repeat-containing protein At1g01970-like, protein MASLAIPALRSAGAKLASTTATKPWKPACQCACVSGGHGGESSARAAEAEAEQTAVSKARPRFRWDTFGSDLTEPQQRAVRGLSPKLPNRCKALVARVVCLCPGDESLGALLAYWVKAMKPKRADWLLVLKELKAMESPLLAEVLEHALLENSFEANVRDYTKLIHIYGKQKLLQKAEDAFATMKGRGFPCDQVMLTALMDMYSKAGNLTRAKEIFGEIVLLGLPLDKRAYGSMIMAYIRADMLQEAEDLIKEMEDQQMFAGKEVYKALLRAYSYRGDSDGAQRIFDAIQFAGIVPDTKLCALLMNAYCLSNRIDEAVCVICNMRSAGVKPCDKCIALVLGAYEKVSMLKTALEFLTELEENGVSIGQEPSQLLAAWFRKLGVVHEVEQVLRDLSSEDMASKPSFAVSLEQ, encoded by the exons ATGGCCTCCCTCGCCATCCCGGCCTTGCGCTCGGCGGGAGCCAAGCTCGCCAGCACCACAGCCACGAAGCCTTGGAAGCCCGCTTGCCAATGCGCTTGCGTGtccggtggccatggcggggaGTCGTCGGCTCGGGCCGCggaggctgaggcagagcagACGGCGGTGAGCAAGGCCAGGCCAAGGTTTAGGTGGGACACGTTCGGGTCCGACCTGACCGAGCCACAGCAGCGGGCGGTTCGGGGCCTGTCTCCGAAGCTGCCCAACCGCTGCAAGGCCCTGGTGGCACGCGTGGTGTGCCTGTGCCCCGGGGACGAGAGCCTTGGCGCGTTGCTCGCGTACTGGGTGAAAGCGATGAAGCCCAAGAGGGCGGATTGGTTGCTGGTTCTCAAGGAACTCAAGGCCATGGAGAGCCCGCTGCTTGCAGAG GTACTGGAGCATGCATTGCTGGAAAATTCTTTCGAAGCAAATGTTCGCGACtacaccaagttgatccacatctaTGGCAAGCAGAAGCTACTGCAGAAAGCTGAGGATGCATTTGCCACCATGAAAGGCAGAGGTTTCCCTTGTGATCAGGTCATGCTGACTGCACTGATGGACATGTACAGTAAGGCCGGAAATCTGACCCGCGCAAAGGAAATATTCGGAGAAATCGTGTTGCTCGGTCTTCCACTGGATAAGCGCGCATACGGCTCGATGATCATGGCTTATATCAGGGCTGACATGTTGCAGGAAGCAGAAGATTtgatcaaagaaatggaggaccaGCAGATGTTCGCAGGAAAGGAAGTTTACAAGGCATTGCTGAGAGCCTATTCATACAGAGGCGATTCAGATGGCGCACAGCGGATTTTCGATGCCATACAGTTTGCAGGGATAGTGCCTGACACGAAGTTGTGTGCACTTCTGATGAATGCTTACTGCCTCTCGAATCGAATCGATGAAGCTGTTTGTGTCATCTGTAATATGAGAAGTGCAGGAGTCAAACCTTGTGACAAATGTATTGCCTTAGTATTGGGCGCTTATGAGAAGGTGAGCATGTTAAAAACAGCACTGGAATTTTTGACAGAGCTTGAAGAAAACGGTGTTTCAATTGGCCAAGAGCCCTCTCAGTTGCTTGCGGCGTGGTTCAGGAAACTTGGGGTAGTTCACGAGGTCGAACAGGTTCTGAGAGACCTCTCATCAGAAGACATGGCGAGTAAACCAAGTTTTGCAGTTTCTTTAGAACAGTAG